The Caenorhabditis elegans chromosome II genome has a segment encoding these proteins:
- the F32A5.4 gene encoding uncharacterized protein (Confirmed by transcript evidence), with protein MKLLALVALCAVGVASHRDKRQLSIGTISVSGAGGSTGCVVTGNVLYANGIRLRNLTSSEQSELATYQTEVEQYKTQLRNILSQRRENLRNRLMSQGRNQQQQSNDVSSQGGNDDGSIPKAPEKPSFCTAEDTTQYYFDGCMVQGNKVYVGGQYARDLSSDEISELQTFDTQQTAYQNAVQSQMQSQVQGLFGGSDFLSALFGGDRFNQQQQRQQPSSTTPASTSSTTLPPKPTVPQFCTAIF; from the exons atgaaACTTCTTGCCCTCGTAGCTCTGTGTGCAGTTGGTGTCGCTTCTCACCGTGATAAGCGCCAACTTTCCATTGGTACCATCTCAGTATCTGGCGCTGGAGGATCCACTGGATGTGTAGTGACTGGAAATGTTCTGTATGCTAATGGAATCCGACTCCGTAATTTGACATCCTCTGAGCAGAGCGAGTTGGCCACTTACCAAACTGAAGTTGAGCAATACAAGACT caactcCGTAATATTCTCAGCCAACGTCGTGAAAACCTCCGTAACCGTTTGATGTCTCAAGGAAGaaatcaacaacaacaaagcAATGATGTCAGCAGCCAGGGAGGAAATGACGATGGATCAATTCCAAAGGCTCCAGAAAAACCATCATTCTGTACTGCTGAAGATACTACTCAATACTATTTCGATGGATGCATGGTTCAA GGCAACAAAGTCTATGTTGGTGGACAATACGCTCGTGACCTCTCTTCTGATGAGATTTCTGAATTGCAAACATTCGATACTCAACAAACCGCTTACCAAAATGCCGTTCAATCACAGATGCAAAGC CAAGTTCAAGGCCTCTTCGGTGGATCTGACTTCCTTTCAGCTTTGTTCGGAGGAGATAGGTTcaatcaacaacaacaaagaCAACAACCATCTTCCACTACTCCAGCTTCTACCAGTTCCACTACTCTTCCACCAAAACCAACAGTTCCACAGTTCTGTACTgccattttctaa
- the F32A5.4 gene encoding uncharacterized protein (Partially confirmed by transcript evidence) gives MTWHFFQQLRNILSQRRENLRNRLMSQGRNQQQQSNDVSSQGGNDDGSIPKAPEKPSFCTAEDTTQYYFDGCMVQGNKVYVGGQYARDLSSDEISELQTFDTQQTAYQNAVQSQMQSQVQGLFGGSDFLSALFGGDRFNQQQQRQQPSSTTPASTSSTTLPPKPTVPQFCTAIF, from the exons ATGACttggcatttttttcagcaactcCGTAATATTCTCAGCCAACGTCGTGAAAACCTCCGTAACCGTTTGATGTCTCAAGGAAGaaatcaacaacaacaaagcAATGATGTCAGCAGCCAGGGAGGAAATGACGATGGATCAATTCCAAAGGCTCCAGAAAAACCATCATTCTGTACTGCTGAAGATACTACTCAATACTATTTCGATGGATGCATGGTTCAA GGCAACAAAGTCTATGTTGGTGGACAATACGCTCGTGACCTCTCTTCTGATGAGATTTCTGAATTGCAAACATTCGATACTCAACAAACCGCTTACCAAAATGCCGTTCAATCACAGATGCAAAGC CAAGTTCAAGGCCTCTTCGGTGGATCTGACTTCCTTTCAGCTTTGTTCGGAGGAGATAGGTTcaatcaacaacaacaaagaCAACAACCATCTTCCACTACTCCAGCTTCTACCAGTTCCACTACTCTTCCACCAAAACCAACAGTTCCACAGTTCTGTACTgccattttctaa
- the ctsa-3.1 gene encoding Serine carboxypeptidase ctsa-3.1 (Confirmed by transcript evidence): MCRTLLGVAFLVVTVLSQGEKDLIQNLPGLLFKANFKSYSGYVDANANGTWKMHYMLTESRSNPDTDPLLVWFNGGPGCSSLGGLFEELGPFYVNFDGQTLYENPYAWNAKANVLYLESPIGVGYSYDTTTPGYFQANDDQSAAQNYQALTNFFNVAQPKYTNRTFYLSGESYAGIYIPMLTDLIVQGINNPNQPFPNKNFQGSAIGNGFMNVAGLLNALTLWSAYHGRVSEQNWADIKANCSKGADVDSFDFSQFTTSQNKIDYVGDGSYCGNLIQPLISQNALGNEGFDQYNFYQECYDKSVFQAPPPAGGKRHKRSAMQGVSSVQKNLQYQQLGNFQGTSNLAKNTATLVNRFSNDNQFGYFCWNEDAVSKYLNSDNVQNALNIPQAWKDQKNTWEDCRMSIYNNYTLKYNTTNRFFNNIITNLTTDFRFLIYNGDVDTVCNYLGDAKHILQVAKDNGLTSGPRTPWYYSNNQQLAGYVQTYSGKNKNNAMITIDLLTVKGAGHMVPYDRAGPSVQMISNFVWAPKNVVINYTSQDNFNPNIQLSDLVDSGSSSTVAFFISMFAVLLNIVF; the protein is encoded by the exons ATGTGTCGAACTCTACTTGGTGTAGCTTTTCTAGTTGTGACGGTCCTATCTCAAGGAGAAAAGGATTTGATCCAGAATCTGCCCGGTCTTTTGTTCAAAGCCAATTTCAAGTCATATTCTGGATATGTCGATGCAAATGCAAATGGAACATGGAAAATGCATTATAT GTTGACAGAATCTCGATCAAATCCAGATACTGATCCATTATTGGTATGGTTCAATGGAGGGCCAGGATGCTCATCTCTTGGAGGACTTTTCGAAGAACTTGGTCCATTTTATGTTAACTTTGATGGACAAACTCTTTATGAGAACCCATATGCATGGAATGCg aaagccAACGTTCTCTACTTAGAATCCCCAATTGGAGTTGGTTATTCATATGACACTACTACTCCAGGATACTTCCAAGCTAATGATGATCAATCAGCTGCACAGAATTATCAGGCTCTCACAAACTTCTTCAATGt TGCTCAACCTAAATATACGAACAGAACATTCTATCTTTCTGGAGAATCGTATGCAGGAATTTATATTCCAATGTTGACCGATTTGATTGTACAAGGAATCAACAATCCCAATCAACCCTTTCCAAACAAAAACTTCCAG GGTTCTGCAATTGGAAACGGATTCATGAATGTAGCTGGACTTCTCAATGCCCTTACCCTTTGGAGTGCCTACCATGGACGTGTCTCTGAGCA gaattggGCCGACATCAAAGCAAACTGTTCAAAGGGAGCCGACGTTGACAGTTTTGATTTCTCTCAATTCAcaacttctcaaaataaaattgactACGTAGGAGATGGCTCATACTGCGGAAACCTCATTCAACCACTCATTTCGCAAAACGCTTTAGGAAATGAAGG atttgaccAGTACAACTTCTACCAAGAATGCTATGACAAATCTGTCTTTCAAGCCCCACCACCAGCTGGAGGAAAGAGACACAAGAGAAGTGCTATGCAAGGAGTATCTTCGGTCCAGAAGAACTTGCAATATCAACAACTCGGAAACTTCCAAGGAACTTCCAATTTGGCAAAGAACACTGCT ACTCTTGTCAACCGTTTCTCAAATGACAATcaatttggatatttttgcTGGAATGAAGATGCTGTGTCAAAGTATTTGAACAGTGACAATGTGCAGAATGCTCTCAACATTCCACAAGCATGGAAGGATCAGAAAAACACATGGGAAGATTGTAGAATGTCTATCTATAATAATTATACTCTGAAATACAACACTACCAATCGATTCTTCAACAATATCATCACAAATCTCACAACCGACTTCCGTTTCTTAATCTACAATGGAGATGTCGATACTGTTTGTAACTATTTGGGAGATGCCAAGCACATTCTTCAAGTTGCTAAAGATAATGGACTTACC AGTGGGCCACGTACCCCATGGTATTACAGTAACAACCAACAACTTGCTGGATATGTTCAAACTTACTCTGGCAAAAATAAGAACAATGCTATGATCACAATTGATCTTCTGACTGTAAAGGGAGCGGGACACATGGTTCCATATGATCGTGCAGGACCATCAGTTCAAATGATCTCCAACTTCGTTTGGGCTCCAAAGAATGTTGTTATCAACTATACCAGTCAAGATAATTTCAATCCAAACATTCAACTTTCTGATTTGGTTGACAGTGGATCCTCATCAACTGTTGCTTTCTTCATTTCTATGTTCGCTGTATTGCTCAACATCgttttctaa
- the aqp-1 gene encoding Aquaporin (Confirmed by transcript evidence), whose product MTAEEDTLPERLRFHGVHTNILARNLIAEFFGTFLLCFIGLSIVFQFHAGGGKTTEWIGVNIGWGFAIMFAVMATARMSGGHLNPAVSLLLWSLGHLKLAWVPLYAIAQTAGAFVASLGMYSYYYEQFNAFDGGNRTILGATGTAGCFASYPSPNLGVWGPYIDQCVGTGVLAYFLCVVIDERNQIPKIWHPMFFGFLVMMIGTGFGMNIGYPINPARDLGPRLFSYFIYGPGVFHSPYPNYWLAPAIAPFVGALVGGWFYHFSLGMHNPDIEEADDIFVQQPPKSVEQQKLLQA is encoded by the exons atgaCGGCCGAGGAAGATACTTTGCCTGAAAGGCTGAGGTTTCACGGAGTTCACACAAATATTTTGGCAAGGAACCTCATCGCCgagttttttggaacattcctTCTTTGT tttatcggtctttcaattgttttccaaTTCCATGCTGGCGGTGGAAAGACAACTGAATGGATTGGAGTTAACATAGGATGGGGATTTGCAATTATGTTTGCAGTTATGGCAACAGCTAGGATGTCAG GTGGTCATCTCAATCCAGCTGTTTCCCTTCTACTTTGGTCTCTTGGTCATCTCAAACTTGCTTGGGTGCCACTGTACGCAATTGCTCAAACCGCTGGAGCTTTCGTGGCTTCTCTTGGAATGTACTCTTATTACTATG aacaattcaATGCATTTGATGGAGGTAATCGCACAATCCTCGGAGCTACTGGAACAGCTGGTTGCTTTGCCAGTTATCCATCTCCAAATCTTGGAGTATGGGGTCCATACATTGATCAGTGCGTCGGTACCGGAGTTCTCGCATACTTCCTCTGCGTTGTTATTGATGAGAGaaatcaaattccaaaaatttggcatcCAATGTTCTTCGGATTCTTGGTAATGATGATCGGAACTGGATTTGGAATGAACATTGGATATCCAATTAATCCAGCAAGAGATCTCGGACCACGACTCTTCAGTTATTTTATCTATGGTCCAGGTGTTTTCCA CTCTCCATACCCTAACTATTGGCTAGCTCCAGCCATTGCTCCATTTGTTGGTGCTCTTGTCGGTGGATGGTTCTATCATTTCTCCCTTGGAATGCACAATCCTGACATCGAAGAAGCCGACGatatttttgttcaacaaCCACCAAAATCTGTagagcaacaaaaattgcTTCAAGCTTAA
- the aqp-1 gene encoding Aquaporin (Confirmed by transcript evidence) — MLLRFIRKIMTAEEDTLPERLRFHGVHTNILARNLIAEFFGTFLLCFIGLSIVFQFHAGGGKTTEWIGVNIGWGFAIMFAVMATARMSGGHLNPAVSLLLWSLGHLKLAWVPLYAIAQTAGAFVASLGMYSYYYEQFNAFDGGNRTILGATGTAGCFASYPSPNLGVWGPYIDQCVGTGVLAYFLCVVIDERNQIPKIWHPMFFGFLVMMIGTGFGMNIGYPINPARDLGPRLFSYFIYGPGVFHSPYPNYWLAPAIAPFVGALVGGWFYHFSLGMHNPDIEEADDIFVQQPPKSVEQQKLLQA; from the exons ATGCTTCTACGATTCATCCGG aaaatcatgaCGGCCGAGGAAGATACTTTGCCTGAAAGGCTGAGGTTTCACGGAGTTCACACAAATATTTTGGCAAGGAACCTCATCGCCgagttttttggaacattcctTCTTTGT tttatcggtctttcaattgttttccaaTTCCATGCTGGCGGTGGAAAGACAACTGAATGGATTGGAGTTAACATAGGATGGGGATTTGCAATTATGTTTGCAGTTATGGCAACAGCTAGGATGTCAG GTGGTCATCTCAATCCAGCTGTTTCCCTTCTACTTTGGTCTCTTGGTCATCTCAAACTTGCTTGGGTGCCACTGTACGCAATTGCTCAAACCGCTGGAGCTTTCGTGGCTTCTCTTGGAATGTACTCTTATTACTATG aacaattcaATGCATTTGATGGAGGTAATCGCACAATCCTCGGAGCTACTGGAACAGCTGGTTGCTTTGCCAGTTATCCATCTCCAAATCTTGGAGTATGGGGTCCATACATTGATCAGTGCGTCGGTACCGGAGTTCTCGCATACTTCCTCTGCGTTGTTATTGATGAGAGaaatcaaattccaaaaatttggcatcCAATGTTCTTCGGATTCTTGGTAATGATGATCGGAACTGGATTTGGAATGAACATTGGATATCCAATTAATCCAGCAAGAGATCTCGGACCACGACTCTTCAGTTATTTTATCTATGGTCCAGGTGTTTTCCA CTCTCCATACCCTAACTATTGGCTAGCTCCAGCCATTGCTCCATTTGTTGGTGCTCTTGTCGGTGGATGGTTCTATCATTTCTCCCTTGGAATGCACAATCCTGACATCGAAGAAGCCGACGatatttttgttcaacaaCCACCAAAATCTGTagagcaacaaaaattgcTTCAAGCTTAA
- the skpo-3 gene encoding peroxidase (Confirmed by transcript evidence): MWWTKPLAACGLLILLWMPSGCEADDDNPVTSRFHCLKNGCCDHHEWCRFWASVGECKTNADWMVDNCQLACNTCTRKNVIRPATKAPNRMRRPPPRKLAQTPRPPVVTTQRPAPPQSRPPPVTRRPTFISTTTSKLSTTHSPIVHKTARPPIRVASSFGSKGKKVTRKFFFFFNSTRTASTVPSTTVIPTTTRIPTTVTTTTETTTTPQSTTTTTTVPPTTTTSTTTTTTIATTTTSTSPAPVPVQQFVPSFSDGASDASGPLPAFEGTTVNFETSSRRLQTVTRRPFANRRPAPRQRTNIIRPTIRPTPRVFTVTTPIPTFAFVPDIAPVTRFFVQRQPVTRRPLPAVFFTTRRTFPPPTTTTTTTTQAPATTHFTREFTPPPTTRSFINTGSNARCRDIINDPIVAAEDMWRERLVVATEDNTRRQTVDLDQVIRSNTANACTPRLDEADCEANICYNAMFRTLDGTCNNMKGEPLRGASYRPYTRLLPTIYDNEVSEPVGSLFTDARPSPREITRRLTSSQASVESPDYNALIMQFGQFISHDMAKTTLVPSSKCNVCQNITSRCMSVPITFDDSNANFRQAQCIRVSRSSPICGSGNLKPRQQLNENTGYIDASPIYGSSVHDSKKFRDGNSGFLKLPMFNGKAFLPFDQNKCRNRGQCSVIFTAGDSRVNLFVGLSAWHTIFTEEHNRLVTAFKRLNPHWDGERLYQEARKMIGAQVQAIVYREWLPKVLGASFATVVGDYRGYDSDVDSTVANEFTSAAFRFGHGMIQEFYQRLDNSFRNISFGALPFQKGTLHSDVLVNEGGVDPLIRGMFSQNVKRPQRVTTTVTENMFGSTDLSTINIQRGRDHGHPAYVKYRELCGMGTAFNFEHLSREILNTGTRNKLQEIYGSVDKIDLWVGALLEDPIIRGLVGPTVACIIGPQFKRTRDGDRFYYENPGVFSRRQLVEIRKSSLSRIICDNTNTISTIPREAFRVGHMVPCSQIPSMDLNQWRDF; the protein is encoded by the exons ATGTGGTGGACAAAACCGTTGGCGGCGTGTGGCCTTCTAATTCTTTTATGGATGCCATCGGGTTGTG AAGCTGATGATGATAATCCCGTAACATCTCGATTTCATTGCTTGAAGAATGGATGTTGCGATCATCACGAATGGTGCAGATTCTGGGCTTCAGTTGGAGAATGCAAG ACAAATGCTGACTGGATGGTTGACAACTGCCAACTTGCCTGCAATACTTGTACAAGAAAGAATGTTATCAGACCAGCAACAAAAGCACCAAATCGTATGAGAAGGCCTCCACCACGAAAATTAGCTCAAACG CCAAGACCTCCAGTTGTCACAACACAACGCCCAGCTCCACCACAATCCCGTCCACCACCAGTTACTCGTCGACCAACATTTATTTCTACAACAACTTCCAA ACTCAGCACCACTCACTCTCCAATTGTTCATAAAACCGCACGGCCACCGATCAGAGTTGCTAGCTCATTTGGCTCAAAGGGGAAGAAGGTGACTCGcaagttcttctttttcttcaatagTACAAGAACTGCTTCTACGGTCCCCTCAACAACCGTAATTCCCACGACGACAAGAATCCCAACAACAGTCACGACAACAACTGAAACTACTACAACCCCTCAATCAACTACAACTACCACAACGGTACCACCAACAACCACCACATCTacaacaactacaacaacaATTGCCACGACAACTACATCCACCTCACCTGCTCCTGTACCTGTTCAGCAATTTGTTCCGTCATTTTCAGACGGTGCTTCTGACGCTTCTGGTCCTTTACCTGCTTTTGAAGGCACCACtgtaaactttgaaacttc TTCCAGAAGACTTCAAACAGTTACCCGCCGTCCATTTGCAAATCGTCGACCTGCACCACGTCAACGTACAAACATCATTCGACCAACGATTCGACCAACTCCACGAGTTTTCACCGTAACAACCCCAATTCCAACATTTGCCTTTGTTCCTGATATTGCTCCAGTTACTCGATTCTTTGTTCAAAGACAACCGGTCACTAGAAGGCCACTTCCAGCAGTATTCTTCACAACAAGACGGACATTCCCACCACCAACAACAACTACAACTACAACTACTCAAGCGCCAGCAACCACTCATTTCACCAGGGAATTTAC ACCACCACCAACTACTAGATCATTTATTAACACTGGTTCAAATGCGCGATGCAGAGATATTATCAATGATCCAATTGTTGCTGCAGAAGACATGTGGAGAGAAAGACTTGTGGTTGCCACAGAAG ataATACTCGTCGGCAAACTGTTGATCTGGATCAAGTCATTCGTTCCAATACGGCTAACGCCTGCACTCCTAGATTGGATGAAGCTGACTGCGAAGCTAACATTTGCTACAATGCTATGTTCCGTACTCTTGATGGAACTTGTAATAATATGAAGGGAGAACCACTTAGAGGAGCTTCTTATCGTCCATATACACGATTGTTGCCGACTATTTATGATAACGAGGTTTCTGAACCAGTTG GATCCTTGTTCACTGATGCACGTCCATCACCTCGTGAGATTACACGAAGACTGACATCTTCTCAAGCTTCTGTCGAATCACCAGATTACAATGCACTTATCATGCAATTCGGACAATTTATCTCCCACGATATGGCCAAGACAACTCTCGTTCCATCATcaaaatgcaatgtttgtcAGAATATTACGAGTCGTTGTATGTCGGTTCCAATTACTTTTGACGATTCTAATGCAAA CTTCCGACAGGCTCAATGCATTCGTGTTTCTCGGTCATCTCCAATTTGCGGATCAGGAAATTTGAAGCCACGTCAGCAATTGAATGAGAACACTGGATATATTGATGCGTCTCCAATTTACGGATCTTCAGTGCACGATTCCAAGAAATTCCGAGATGGAAATTCAGGATTCTTAAAACTTCCAATGTTTAATGGAAAAGCAT tCTTGCCATTTGACCAGAACAAATGCAGAAATCGTGGCCAATGCTCTGTGATCTTCACTGCTGGAGACAGTCGTGTTAATCTTTTCGTGGGGCTTTCTGCCTGGCATACAATCTTCACGGAAGAACACAATCGTCTTGTAACAGCATTCAAAAGATTGAATCCACATTGGGATGGTGAACGTCTTTATCAAGAAGCCAGAAAAATGATCGGAGCTCAAGTTCAAGCAATTGTATACCGTGAATGGCTTCCAAAAGTTCTAGGAGCATCTTTTGCGACGGTTGTTGGAGATTACAGAGGATATGATTCAGATGTTGATTCAACTGTGGCAAATGAATTTACATCGGCTGCATTCCGATTTGGACATGGAATGATTCAAGAATTCTATCAACGTCTTGATAATTCATTCCGTAATATTTCATTTGGTGCATTGCCATTCCAAAAAGGAACTCTTCATTCTGATGTTCTTGTAAACGAAGGAGGAGTCGATCCATTGATCAGAGGAATGTTTTCCCAGAATGTGAAAAGACCACAAAGAGtaacaactacagtaactgaAAACATGTTTGGATCAACTGATCTGTCAACAATCAATATTCAAAGAGGAAGAGATCATGGACATCCAGCATATGTTAAATACAGAGAATTATGTGGAATGGGAACTGCATTCAACTTTGAACATTTATcacgagaaattttgaatactgGAACAAGAAACAAGCTGCAAGAAATATATGGATCAGTTGACAAGATTGATTTATGGGTTGGTGCACTGCTTGAGGATCCAATCATTCGAGGCTTGGTTGGACCAACTGTTGCTTGTATAATCGGCCCACAATTCAAAAGAACACGAGATGGAGACAG ATTCTATTACGAAAATCCGGGAGTGTTCTCTCGCCGTCAACTTGTCGAGATTCGCAAGAGCTCTCTGAGCAGAATTATTTGCGATAACACAAACACAATATCA acaattccaCGAGAAGCATTCCGAGTGGGCCATATGGTTCCATGTAGTCAGATTCCGTCGATGGACCTCAATCAGTGGCGAGACTTTTAA
- the skpo-3 gene encoding peroxidase (Confirmed by transcript evidence), with protein MWWTKPLAACGLLILLWMPSGCEADDDNPVTSRFHCLKNGCCDHHEWCRFWASVGECKTNADWMVDNCQLACNTCTRKNVIRPATKAPNRMRRPPPRKLAQTPRPPVVTTQRPAPPQSRPPPVTRRPTFISTTTSNSRRLQTVTRRPFANRRPAPRQRTNIIRPTIRPTPRVFTVTTPIPTFAFVPDIAPVTRFFVQRQPVTRRPLPAVFFTTRRTFPPPTTTTTTTTQAPATTHFTREFTPPPTTRSFINTGSNARCRDIINDPIVAAEDMWRERLVVATEDNTRRQTVDLDQVIRSNTANACTPRLDEADCEANICYNAMFRTLDGTCNNMKGEPLRGASYRPYTRLLPTIYDNEVSEPVGSLFTDARPSPREITRRLTSSQASVESPDYNALIMQFGQFISHDMAKTTLVPSSKCNVCQNITSRCMSVPITFDDSNANFRQAQCIRVSRSSPICGSGNLKPRQQLNENTGYIDASPIYGSSVHDSKKFRDGNSGFLKLPMFNGKAFLPFDQNKCRNRGQCSVIFTAGDSRVNLFVGLSAWHTIFTEEHNRLVTAFKRLNPHWDGERLYQEARKMIGAQVQAIVYREWLPKVLGASFATVVGDYRGYDSDVDSTVANEFTSAAFRFGHGMIQEFYQRLDNSFRNISFGALPFQKGTLHSDVLVNEGGVDPLIRGMFSQNVKRPQRVTTTVTENMFGSTDLSTINIQRGRDHGHPAYVKYRELCGMGTAFNFEHLSREILNTGTRNKLQEIYGSVDKIDLWVGALLEDPIIRGLVGPTVACIIGPQFKRTRDGDRFYYENPGVFSRRQLVEIRKSSLSRIICDNTNTISTIPREAFRVGHMVPCSQIPSMDLNQWRDF; from the exons ATGTGGTGGACAAAACCGTTGGCGGCGTGTGGCCTTCTAATTCTTTTATGGATGCCATCGGGTTGTG AAGCTGATGATGATAATCCCGTAACATCTCGATTTCATTGCTTGAAGAATGGATGTTGCGATCATCACGAATGGTGCAGATTCTGGGCTTCAGTTGGAGAATGCAAG ACAAATGCTGACTGGATGGTTGACAACTGCCAACTTGCCTGCAATACTTGTACAAGAAAGAATGTTATCAGACCAGCAACAAAAGCACCAAATCGTATGAGAAGGCCTCCACCACGAAAATTAGCTCAAACG CCAAGACCTCCAGTTGTCACAACACAACGCCCAGCTCCACCACAATCCCGTCCACCACCAGTTACTCGTCGACCAACATTTATTTCTACAACAACTTCCAA TTCCAGAAGACTTCAAACAGTTACCCGCCGTCCATTTGCAAATCGTCGACCTGCACCACGTCAACGTACAAACATCATTCGACCAACGATTCGACCAACTCCACGAGTTTTCACCGTAACAACCCCAATTCCAACATTTGCCTTTGTTCCTGATATTGCTCCAGTTACTCGATTCTTTGTTCAAAGACAACCGGTCACTAGAAGGCCACTTCCAGCAGTATTCTTCACAACAAGACGGACATTCCCACCACCAACAACAACTACAACTACAACTACTCAAGCGCCAGCAACCACTCATTTCACCAGGGAATTTAC ACCACCACCAACTACTAGATCATTTATTAACACTGGTTCAAATGCGCGATGCAGAGATATTATCAATGATCCAATTGTTGCTGCAGAAGACATGTGGAGAGAAAGACTTGTGGTTGCCACAGAAG ataATACTCGTCGGCAAACTGTTGATCTGGATCAAGTCATTCGTTCCAATACGGCTAACGCCTGCACTCCTAGATTGGATGAAGCTGACTGCGAAGCTAACATTTGCTACAATGCTATGTTCCGTACTCTTGATGGAACTTGTAATAATATGAAGGGAGAACCACTTAGAGGAGCTTCTTATCGTCCATATACACGATTGTTGCCGACTATTTATGATAACGAGGTTTCTGAACCAGTTG GATCCTTGTTCACTGATGCACGTCCATCACCTCGTGAGATTACACGAAGACTGACATCTTCTCAAGCTTCTGTCGAATCACCAGATTACAATGCACTTATCATGCAATTCGGACAATTTATCTCCCACGATATGGCCAAGACAACTCTCGTTCCATCATcaaaatgcaatgtttgtcAGAATATTACGAGTCGTTGTATGTCGGTTCCAATTACTTTTGACGATTCTAATGCAAA CTTCCGACAGGCTCAATGCATTCGTGTTTCTCGGTCATCTCCAATTTGCGGATCAGGAAATTTGAAGCCACGTCAGCAATTGAATGAGAACACTGGATATATTGATGCGTCTCCAATTTACGGATCTTCAGTGCACGATTCCAAGAAATTCCGAGATGGAAATTCAGGATTCTTAAAACTTCCAATGTTTAATGGAAAAGCAT tCTTGCCATTTGACCAGAACAAATGCAGAAATCGTGGCCAATGCTCTGTGATCTTCACTGCTGGAGACAGTCGTGTTAATCTTTTCGTGGGGCTTTCTGCCTGGCATACAATCTTCACGGAAGAACACAATCGTCTTGTAACAGCATTCAAAAGATTGAATCCACATTGGGATGGTGAACGTCTTTATCAAGAAGCCAGAAAAATGATCGGAGCTCAAGTTCAAGCAATTGTATACCGTGAATGGCTTCCAAAAGTTCTAGGAGCATCTTTTGCGACGGTTGTTGGAGATTACAGAGGATATGATTCAGATGTTGATTCAACTGTGGCAAATGAATTTACATCGGCTGCATTCCGATTTGGACATGGAATGATTCAAGAATTCTATCAACGTCTTGATAATTCATTCCGTAATATTTCATTTGGTGCATTGCCATTCCAAAAAGGAACTCTTCATTCTGATGTTCTTGTAAACGAAGGAGGAGTCGATCCATTGATCAGAGGAATGTTTTCCCAGAATGTGAAAAGACCACAAAGAGtaacaactacagtaactgaAAACATGTTTGGATCAACTGATCTGTCAACAATCAATATTCAAAGAGGAAGAGATCATGGACATCCAGCATATGTTAAATACAGAGAATTATGTGGAATGGGAACTGCATTCAACTTTGAACATTTATcacgagaaattttgaatactgGAACAAGAAACAAGCTGCAAGAAATATATGGATCAGTTGACAAGATTGATTTATGGGTTGGTGCACTGCTTGAGGATCCAATCATTCGAGGCTTGGTTGGACCAACTGTTGCTTGTATAATCGGCCCACAATTCAAAAGAACACGAGATGGAGACAG ATTCTATTACGAAAATCCGGGAGTGTTCTCTCGCCGTCAACTTGTCGAGATTCGCAAGAGCTCTCTGAGCAGAATTATTTGCGATAACACAAACACAATATCA acaattccaCGAGAAGCATTCCGAGTGGGCCATATGGTTCCATGTAGTCAGATTCCGTCGATGGACCTCAATCAGTGGCGAGACTTTTAA